A DNA window from Molothrus ater isolate BHLD 08-10-18 breed brown headed cowbird chromosome 2, BPBGC_Mater_1.1, whole genome shotgun sequence contains the following coding sequences:
- the MAB21L3 gene encoding protein mab-21-like 3, translated as MKPFTDEDVEIYIQSKVERRHYLVSKAVEEVQKIIQQLTAEISYKAVRFQAISNSGIHNENIKDQPALLAKWSAMLRRKRPFHPSIQVLAPSQFLITVPLRGLTGYRECQVRHWRYYTVHGAKLLSSVRDPEELHQWLEVEQFSKSLQQWHEEDVNIEGDLVPAKVLIVFRELVEKSIVSCNLSSKVTVLESFSSVVRVAVETSESQVEVELVPAVEIPTCWPEKARWPRCLKRWPSQEKVQCIKSLGFDLLARSNYHWQLCFSRAEHILMEGLDEDGGCRRKCFRVMRQMKEDVWCAGSKPVITAYHLQTVLFWTCEKYPRTKDWRCFPEAFLRLVQKLHKCVSQHFLKHYFLKNTNLLKYANTSDLDLVASKLAVFLENPVLCLD; from the exons GTGGAAAGGCGGCATTACCTGGTTTCCAAAGCAGTGGAGGAGGTGCAGAAAATCATCCAGCAGCTGACTGCAGAAATCAGCTACAAGGCCGTGCGATTCCAGGCTATCTCCAACTCTGGCATTCACAATGAGAACATTAAG gaTCAGCCAGCTTTACTGGCCAAGTGGTCAGCTATGCTTCGGAGGAAGCGCCCATtccacccatccatccag GTGTTAGCACCCAGCCAGTTCCTCATCACAGTTCCTCTGCGTGGCCTGACGGGTTACAGGGAATGCCAGGTACGGCACTGGCGCTATTACACCGTGCATGGAGCCAAGCTCCTCTCCTCCGTGCGGGACCCTGAGGAACTGCATCAGTGGCTGGAGGTGGAGCAGTTCTCAAAAAGCCTTCAGCAATGGCATGAAGAGGATGTGAACATCGAAGGTGATCTGGTTCCAGCCAAAGTCCTTATCGTCTTCCGGGAGCTGGTGGAGAAGTCGATTGTCTCCTGTAACCTCTCCA GTAAAGTGACAGTGCTGGAAAGCTTCAGCTCAGTGGTCCGTGTGGCTGTGGAGACGTCAGAATCCCAGGTTGAGGTGGAGCTGGTCCCTGCTGTGGAGATTCCAACGTGCTGGCCCGAGAAAGCCCGGTGGCCTCGTTGCCTTAAGCGCTGGCCTTCTCAGGAAAAAGTGCAATGCATCAAG TCGCTGGGTTTCGACCTCCTAGCCCGCTCTAATTATCACTGGCAGCTGTGCTTCTCCCGTGCTGAGCACATCCTCATGGAGGGACTTGATGAAGATGGAGGTTGTCGCAGGAAGTGCTTCAGGGTCATGAGGCAGATGAAGGAAGATGTCTGGTGTGCTGGCAGTAAGCCTGTCATCACAGCTTATCACCTTCAG ACAGTGCTATTCTGGACGTGTGAAAAATACCCACGCACCAAGGATTGGCGCTGCTTCCCTGAAGCCTTTCTGAGGCTGGTACAGAAGCTGCACAAGTGTGTAAGCCAGCACTTCCTCAAGCATTACTTTCTCAAGAACACCAATCTGCTCAAATATGCCAACACCAGTGACCTGGACCTGGTGGCCAGCAAGCTGGCAGTCTTCTTGGAGAACCCTGTTTTGTGCCTGGACTAA